The sequence below is a genomic window from Williamwhitmania taraxaci.
TACACTTGGCAAGGTAAATTTAGGTTCCTATATTGCTTATAAACATTTTAATGGCGGGGGCAAAGAGGGACCCGATATTCAGTGGACCGGTACATGGTTCACCATGATTGCCAATGGGAAGATTACACTAACTGGATTTTTCGACGTTTGGAGCCAAGATAAAATAAACGGGCTTGGTGTTGCCGATGGAAAGACATGGGTTTTTCTATCGGAACCACAGATTTGGTACAACGTAAATAAAAATTTATCGATAGGTAGTGAATTTGAAATCAGCAGTAACTTTATTTTCCCTTCGAATAAACTCGAAATAATGCCAACCGTTGCGGCAAAATGGAATTTTTAATACTGATGAAAACTATTTGTCCCCAGTGATTCAACCTTAATAAATCCCGATTGAGTTTACCACGAGACAAGCGTGACTTTGTTCCGAAGCACACGTGACTTTTTTTAGAGGATGACGTAAATCTATTGTGGTGTAAAACAACAGTCTAGTTTAGTATGGCAAATGCTTTTAGAGACCAATTACCATCCTTGTCGTGATTAGTTGGCCGGGCGTAAGTTCCCTTTTCCATCCTTAACCAATGTGATACTGGGAAAGCCCATATACACAATGTTTCCGATGCTTTTAATTGTAGCGGTGAGATTGTTGGATGCGTTTACGAGAATATCGCCGGTTCCATTATTGGTGACTACCATGTTGCTATTTTTGAAATCCTGTAGATAAATCCAACCGGTTCCCTTGTAGTAGACATCTACATCGTTGCACCTACCCACTATAATTAGGTCCGATACACCGGAGTGCTGCTCAATATTACATCGATTGGCAATTAGTGGTATCGATACTCTTCCTCCCGATTCATCGCAGTAGTAAGTAAACTGATTTGCTCTTATGGTATCCATAACAGTGACGTCTTGTATTCCAAAATAGGAAATAGCTGTTACGGTATTATTTAAATAGAGGGAAACCTCTTTTCTGTTCTTAAAACTCGTAGACCATGCCTTTCCACTTTCATTACGAATGGTTAAGGTTGAGTCTACCATCGTCGTTGTTACCTCGCTAATAATGTTCTCACCTGCTTTAACTGTGGCGTATTGACGTCCTTCGGTAACGTGAACGGTGACCTTCACATCATGGTTGATGACTATTTTCGAAACTCTTCCAATGATGGGGCGTTCAACCTCTTTCATAGGACCTGCTGGATTGAGAAAATCAAAACCAATTTCGCAAGAACTCAACAATAGCAAGGCTATTATTGAGCTAATATAGTAAACCCCTTTTCTCATAACCTAATACCTAAACCGTATTCAACATAGTCGGCATTGCCCCAATGGGTTTTCAATGCAACATGTCCAAATAATTTTTCCGAGAAGAAATACCGAAGCGCTAGACGTTCGTATAGGGGACCACCGGTTTTGTCAATACCGTAAA
It includes:
- a CDS encoding GIN domain-containing protein gives rise to the protein MKEVERPIIGRVSKIVINHDVKVTVHVTEGRQYATVKAGENIISEVTTTMVDSTLTIRNESGKAWSTSFKNRKEVSLYLNNTVTAISYFGIQDVTVMDTIRANQFTYYCDESGGRVSIPLIANRCNIEQHSGVSDLIIVGRCNDVDVYYKGTGWIYLQDFKNSNMVVTNNGTGDILVNASNNLTATIKSIGNIVYMGFPSITLVKDGKGNLRPAN